From Kogia breviceps isolate mKogBre1 chromosome 2, mKogBre1 haplotype 1, whole genome shotgun sequence, one genomic window encodes:
- the GGPS1 gene encoding geranylgeranyl pyrophosphate synthase isoform X2: protein MLHNASLLIDDIEDNSKLRRGFPVAHSIYGIPSVINSANYVYFLGLEKVLTLDHPDAVKLFTRQLLELHQGQGLDIYWRDNYTCPTEEEYKAMVLQKTGGLFGLAVGLMQLFSDYKEDLKPLLNTLGLFFQIRDDYANLHSKEYSENKSFCEDLTEGKFSFPTIHAIWSRPESTQVQNILRQRTENVDVKKYCVHYLENIGSFEYTRNTLKELESKAYKQIDACGGNPELVALVKHLSKMFKEENE from the coding sequence ATGTTGCATAATGCCAGTTTACTCATCGATGATATTGAAGACAACTCAAAACTCCGTCGTGGCTTTCCAGTGGCACACAGCATCTATGGAATTCCATCTGTCATCAATTCTGCcaattatgtatattttcttgGCCTAGAGAAAGTCTTAACCCTTGATCACCCAGATGCAGTAAAGCTTTTTACCCGCCAGCTTTTAGAACTCCATCAGGGACAAGGCCTGGATATCTACTGGAGGGATAATTACACTTGTCCCACTGAAGAAGAATATAAAGCAATGGTGCTGCAAAAGACAGGTGGACTATTTGGATTAGCAGTAGGTCTCATGCAGTTGTTCTCTGATTACAAAGAAGATTTAAAGCCACTACTGAATACACTTGGGCTCTTTTTCCAAATTAGGGATGATTATGCTAATCTACACTCCAAAGAATATAgtgaaaacaaaagcttttgtgAAGATCTAACAGAGGGAAAGTTCTCATTCCCTACTATTCATGCTATTTGGTCGAGGCCTGAAAGCACCCAGGTGCAGAATATCTTGCGCCAGAGAACCGAAAAtgtagatgttaaaaaatactgtGTACATTATCTTGAGAACATAGGTTCTTTTGAATACACTCGGAATACTCTTAAAGAGCTTGAATCTAAAGCCTATAAACAAATTGATGCATGTGGTGGGAACCCTGAGCTAGTAGCTCTAGTAAAACACTTAAGCAAAATGTTCAAAGAAGAGAATGAATAA
- the GGPS1 gene encoding geranylgeranyl pyrophosphate synthase isoform X1, whose translation MEKTQETAQRILLEPYKYLLQLPGKQVRTKLSQAFNHWLKVPEDKLQIIIEVTEMLHNASLLIDDIEDNSKLRRGFPVAHSIYGIPSVINSANYVYFLGLEKVLTLDHPDAVKLFTRQLLELHQGQGLDIYWRDNYTCPTEEEYKAMVLQKTGGLFGLAVGLMQLFSDYKEDLKPLLNTLGLFFQIRDDYANLHSKEYSENKSFCEDLTEGKFSFPTIHAIWSRPESTQVQNILRQRTENVDVKKYCVHYLENIGSFEYTRNTLKELESKAYKQIDACGGNPELVALVKHLSKMFKEENE comes from the exons GTAAACAAGTGAGAACCAAACTTTCACAGGCGTTTAATCATTGGCTAAAAGTTCCAGAAGACAAGCTACAG ATTATCATTGAAGTGACGGAAATGTTGCATAATGCCAGTTTACTCATCGATGATATTGAAGACAACTCAAAACTCCGTCGTGGCTTTCCAGTGGCACACAGCATCTATGGAATTCCATCTGTCATCAATTCTGCcaattatgtatattttcttgGCCTAGAGAAAGTCTTAACCCTTGATCACCCAGATGCAGTAAAGCTTTTTACCCGCCAGCTTTTAGAACTCCATCAGGGACAAGGCCTGGATATCTACTGGAGGGATAATTACACTTGTCCCACTGAAGAAGAATATAAAGCAATGGTGCTGCAAAAGACAGGTGGACTATTTGGATTAGCAGTAGGTCTCATGCAGTTGTTCTCTGATTACAAAGAAGATTTAAAGCCACTACTGAATACACTTGGGCTCTTTTTCCAAATTAGGGATGATTATGCTAATCTACACTCCAAAGAATATAgtgaaaacaaaagcttttgtgAAGATCTAACAGAGGGAAAGTTCTCATTCCCTACTATTCATGCTATTTGGTCGAGGCCTGAAAGCACCCAGGTGCAGAATATCTTGCGCCAGAGAACCGAAAAtgtagatgttaaaaaatactgtGTACATTATCTTGAGAACATAGGTTCTTTTGAATACACTCGGAATACTCTTAAAGAGCTTGAATCTAAAGCCTATAAACAAATTGATGCATGTGGTGGGAACCCTGAGCTAGTAGCTCTAGTAAAACACTTAAGCAAAATGTTCAAAGAAGAGAATGAATAA